A region of the candidate division KSB1 bacterium genome:
TGCACTACATTTTACAAAAACGCCAACGTTTTGTCAAGATAATTTGTCACAGCGCGATATTTTGCCTCTTATCGAACGGCAAGAGAAAAAATAAAAAGCCTGTTCTAAAAATCAGAACAGGCCCATCCTCCTCCTCGGCCGGCGAAGATATCCAGCGATTAATGAATGGAAAAATCAGGTTTGCATGATTTCGGTTTCTTTGTGCTTCAAAATTTCATCGATCTGGCCGATTTGCTTGTCAGTGAGCTTTTGCAATTCCTTCTCGAGAGCTTTCTCCTCGTCTTCCGGAAGTTCGCCGTCTTTCTTGGCTTTTTTCAAATGCTCCAGTGCGTCACGGCGGATGTTGCGCACCGCCACGCGGCCGTCTTCCGCCAGCTTGCGGCAGATTTTGACAAATTCCTGCCGCCGTTCTTCGGTGAGCTGCGGAATCGGAATGCGAATCGTCGTGCCGTCGTTTTGGGGATTAAAACCGAGATCGGCTTTTAAAATCGCCTTTTCGATTTCGCCGATGAGATTTTTCTCCCACGGCTGCACGGTGATCAATCGCGGCTCCGGCGTGTTGATGCTCGAAATTTGTTTCAGCGGCACCGGCGAGCCGTAGTAATTCACCCGCACGCTGTCGAGAAGGGCCGGAGAAGCTTTGCCGGTGCGAATTTTTGCCAATTCGTCGCGGTTGCTGTCAACGGCTTTTTTCATGCGGTTTTCTGCGTCTTTGAGAATGGGGTGGGCCATGTTAGTCACCAATCACTTTCGTTCCAATCTTTTCGCCCAGAATCACGCGTTTGATGTTTCCGGGCTTGGTCAGATTAAACACAATAATTGGGAGTTTGTTGTCCATGCTCAGCGTGACCGCGGTCGTGTCCATGACTTTGAGGCCGCGCTTGACAACTTCGAGGTAGGTCACAGTGTCGAATTTTTTCGCCTCGGGGTTGGCTTGGGGATCGGCGTCGTATACGCCATCGACCTTGGTGCCTTTGAGGATGGCGTCGGCTTCGATTTCGATGGCGCGCAGCGTGGCAGCGGTGTCGGTGGTAAAATAAGGATTGCCGGTGCCGGCGGCAAAAATGACCACCCGGCCTTTTTCGAGATGGCGAATGGCGCGGCGGCGGATGAACGGCTCGGCAATCTCTTCCATGTGAATGGCGGTTTGCAGCCGCGTGAAAACCCCATGGCGCTCCAGATGATCCTGCAGCGCCATGCCGTTGATCACCGTGGCCAGCATGCCCATGTAATCCGCCTGCACGCGATCCATGCCGCGCGCGCTCGCCGACAGCCCGCGAAAAATATTTCCGCCACCGATGACGATGCCGACTTGCACGCCCAAATCGGTGACGGATTTGACTTCCAGGGCGATTTGATCGACCACGTTCGGATCGATGCCGAGGCCTTGCTGGCCCATCAGCGCCTCTCCGCTCA
Encoded here:
- the frr gene encoding ribosome recycling factor — protein: MAHPILKDAENRMKKAVDSNRDELAKIRTGKASPALLDSVRVNYYGSPVPLKQISSINTPEPRLITVQPWEKNLIGEIEKAILKADLGFNPQNDGTTIRIPIPQLTEERRQEFVKICRKLAEDGRVAVRNIRRDALEHLKKAKKDGELPEDEEKALEKELQKLTDKQIGQIDEILKHKETEIMQT
- the pyrH gene encoding UMP kinase, which produces MPVTPQKQSKEEPVFKRVLLKLSGEALMGQQGLGIDPNVVDQIALEVKSVTDLGVQVGIVIGGGNIFRGLSASARGMDRVQADYMGMLATVINGMALQDHLERHGVFTRLQTAIHMEEIAEPFIRRRAIRHLEKGRVVIFAAGTGNPYFTTDTAATLRAIEIEADAILKGTKVDGVYDADPQANPEAKKFDTVTYLEVVKRGLKVMDTTAVTLSMDNKLPIIVFNLTKPGNIKRVILGEKIGTKVIGD